Proteins encoded together in one Anaerosporomusa subterranea window:
- a CDS encoding ABC transporter permease, giving the protein MNLARQLNYNIRSEVKNLKKIVRDPVLTAAILFVILSLFIFIIVPLLTILQQSIYSNDGSISFSAYARVFSSSENLKALANTLFLATVVGILSTIAGFLFAYCFAYLKTAGKKIFNFIAILPMISPPFSVALSIILLFGSRGLISNTLLGLRDSNIYGLKGLIVVQSLSFFPIAYLLLVGMFKSIDPAVEEAARNLGASKWKTFKRVTLPLVTPGIANAFLLVFIKSVADFANPMAIGGNFQTLATQIYIQAIGNYDMQGGAAVAVILLDISIILFIISKYWVEKKVYVTVTGKAARARTLIADRSVVWPVAGICYAMSLVVILLYALIPIGSVIKLWGINYSLTLDHYRYAINVGGKAIFDTTWLSLVATPITGVLGMIIAYLVVRKNFIGKGFINFASLLSIAVPGTVVGIGFILAFNTKPLVLTGTAAILVIAFIIRSIPVGIRAGVSSLQQIDPSIEEAAANLGSSSTQVFTKITLPLIKSAFFSGLVYSFIRSMTSISAVIFLITAKYNLLTVAVLDQVESGKFGVASAFSTILICIVYVAIIIMNRVLEYVGASDKKIELT; this is encoded by the coding sequence ATGAACTTAGCGCGGCAGTTAAATTACAATATCCGCTCAGAAGTAAAAAATCTTAAAAAGATAGTAAGAGATCCGGTATTAACAGCAGCTATTCTGTTTGTTATACTATCGCTTTTTATCTTTATTATTGTTCCTTTGCTTACCATCCTTCAACAAAGCATCTATTCAAATGATGGCAGCATATCCTTCTCTGCCTACGCAAGAGTGTTCAGCTCTAGCGAAAACCTAAAGGCACTGGCGAACACGCTTTTTCTAGCGACGGTGGTCGGCATTCTGTCTACAATTGCCGGCTTCCTTTTTGCCTATTGCTTTGCATACCTCAAAACAGCAGGGAAAAAGATATTTAATTTCATCGCTATTTTACCAATGATCTCGCCACCGTTTTCGGTAGCTTTATCGATTATTTTATTATTTGGCAGCCGGGGTTTAATCTCTAACACGCTTCTGGGGTTACGAGATAGCAATATATATGGCTTAAAAGGGTTAATCGTTGTACAATCTCTTTCTTTTTTCCCTATTGCCTATTTGTTATTAGTCGGCATGTTTAAGTCTATTGATCCTGCTGTCGAGGAAGCAGCCCGAAATTTAGGGGCATCGAAGTGGAAAACGTTTAAGCGAGTCACTTTGCCCTTAGTCACACCGGGGATAGCGAATGCATTTCTACTCGTCTTTATCAAATCGGTTGCAGACTTTGCTAATCCGATGGCCATTGGCGGCAACTTCCAAACGCTGGCAACACAGATTTACATCCAAGCAATTGGTAATTATGACATGCAGGGCGGTGCGGCTGTCGCGGTTATCTTGCTTGATATATCGATTATCTTGTTCATCATCTCAAAATACTGGGTAGAGAAAAAGGTATATGTTACAGTTACAGGTAAGGCTGCCAGAGCCAGAACCCTCATCGCTGATCGCTCAGTAGTTTGGCCTGTCGCCGGGATTTGTTATGCAATGTCACTTGTTGTTATTCTGTTGTACGCGTTAATTCCAATTGGGTCTGTTATAAAGTTGTGGGGTATAAATTACAGCTTGACACTTGATCACTACCGATACGCCATCAATGTCGGCGGCAAGGCAATTTTTGATACAACATGGCTATCGCTTGTCGCCACCCCTATTACCGGTGTGTTGGGGATGATTATTGCTTACTTAGTTGTCCGAAAGAACTTTATCGGTAAAGGCTTTATTAACTTCGCATCACTGCTGAGTATAGCAGTTCCAGGGACTGTAGTTGGCATTGGCTTTATTCTAGCCTTCAATACCAAGCCCCTTGTGTTGACTGGTACTGCTGCCATACTCGTCATTGCTTTTATTATTCGTAGTATTCCAGTTGGCATCAGAGCTGGGGTATCATCACTCCAGCAAATTGATCCAAGTATTGAGGAAGCAGCAGCAAACTTAGGGTCGAGCTCGACTCAGGTATTTACGAAGATTACACTGCCTTTAATTAAAAGCGCTTTTTTTAGCGGTCTGGTCTATAGCTTTATTCGCAGCATGACATCCATCAGCGCGGTGATTTTCTTAATAACCGCTAAATATAACTTACTGACTGTCGCCGTGCTCGATCAGGTAGAATCAGGCAAGTTTGGCGTGGCTTCCGCCTTTTCGACGATCTTAATTTGTATTGTCTATGTGGCCATTATCATCATGAATAGGGTGCTGGAATATGTCGGCGCCAGTGACAAGAAAATTGAATTGACGTAG
- a CDS encoding ATP-binding protein → MMRFHDLSIYRKVVAVVLSVVFLLGFLSAVVIWDSLSDLMGQQLERRGAEIGNHVASLSTNHILVDDRYALHELIHETKVNTEDVKYILITDHQARVIAHTFPSGIPKGLKELNVSPKDTETRVVPYNSDEGQIRDILVPIEGGSVGYIRVGIAEEGTKDIIGRTLKKFAVIILVVCVLAVLLATKMASLITAPISKLVLVSQAIAKGQLHTKADVSRNDEIGKLALAFNEMASSLAATNDERDSLVGTLREKEYIRTTLLNKLITAQEDERRHISRELHDETGQSLTWLIMSMRALADKAADDKQREVLLNARDVASEVLGEIRDMAVELRPPVLDDLGVIAAMKKYIATYQQRFDINVKFSSVPEINNLDKRIAVALYRIMQEALTNIVKHSKATVVDVSISHNQNSIFMQIADNGHGIADDELEQAVRQNRLGIYGMKERAELLNGTFQMLSSSLMGGTTIIVTIPFEESEGE, encoded by the coding sequence ATGATGCGGTTTCATGATCTCAGTATTTATCGAAAAGTGGTTGCAGTGGTTCTGTCTGTTGTGTTTCTGCTTGGCTTCCTATCTGCTGTTGTGATATGGGATTCGCTAAGTGACCTGATGGGGCAACAGCTTGAACGGCGTGGCGCTGAGATTGGGAATCATGTTGCTTCATTAAGCACAAATCATATCTTGGTAGACGATCGTTATGCTTTGCATGAGTTAATTCATGAAACAAAAGTCAACACTGAAGATGTTAAATATATTTTGATCACCGACCATCAAGCAAGAGTTATCGCCCATACGTTTCCGAGCGGGATTCCCAAAGGGCTGAAAGAACTGAATGTCTCCCCAAAGGATACTGAAACGCGAGTCGTTCCATATAACAGTGATGAAGGGCAAATCCGGGATATCCTCGTTCCCATAGAAGGTGGATCTGTCGGTTATATTCGAGTTGGCATAGCAGAAGAGGGAACAAAGGACATCATTGGCCGCACGCTGAAAAAGTTTGCTGTCATTATTCTTGTTGTGTGCGTGCTAGCCGTTTTATTGGCTACGAAGATGGCAAGCTTAATCACGGCCCCCATTAGTAAACTGGTTTTAGTTTCACAGGCCATTGCAAAAGGTCAGTTGCATACGAAGGCAGATGTCAGCAGGAATGACGAGATCGGTAAACTGGCATTAGCCTTCAATGAAATGGCATCAAGTCTGGCCGCCACCAACGACGAAAGAGATTCTTTGGTTGGAACACTTCGTGAAAAGGAATACATTAGGACAACTCTACTCAATAAGCTCATCACAGCCCAAGAGGATGAACGCAGACATATTTCACGGGAACTGCATGATGAAACCGGACAGTCCCTTACTTGGCTAATCATGTCAATGCGGGCTCTTGCCGATAAGGCGGCAGACGATAAACAGCGTGAGGTATTGCTAAACGCTCGTGATGTTGCCTCAGAAGTTCTTGGGGAAATACGAGATATGGCTGTGGAGTTACGACCACCAGTGCTTGATGATCTTGGCGTTATAGCCGCTATGAAGAAGTATATAGCGACCTACCAGCAGCGCTTTGATATCAATGTAAAATTTTCCTCAGTTCCAGAAATAAACAATTTAGACAAACGGATTGCCGTTGCGCTTTATCGCATCATGCAGGAGGCATTAACGAATATTGTCAAGCATTCAAAAGCTACTGTTGTCGATGTGAGTATAAGTCATAACCAAAATTCTATATTTATGCAAATAGCCGATAATGGTCATGGAATTGCTGACGATGAGTTAGAACAGGCAGTTAGACAAAACCGCTTGGGCATTTATGGGATGAAAGAAAGAGCGGAATTACTTAATGGGACTTTTCAGATGCTGAGTTCTTCCCTAATGGGTGGAACAACGATTATCGTAACCATTCCATTTGAAGAAAGTGAAGGGGAATAG
- a CDS encoding response regulator: MAIRILLADDHKLVRAGLKMLIENDASLEVVGEASDGNQALHFVEEKQPDITILDIAMPGMDGIQCIKEIKTRGLRTKIIVLTMYEDENYIKEVMLAGADAYIKKSSVDSELFKAINHVVRGEVYLNPADSRALISVLRVGQDKPDDNDPYSILSPREREVLKLHVRGLSMREIGEHLAVSIKTVDTYKTRMMEKLNFTKKSELIDYALKYGLLSDKS; the protein is encoded by the coding sequence ATGGCAATTCGAATCTTGTTGGCTGATGACCATAAACTCGTGCGGGCTGGATTAAAAATGTTAATCGAGAATGACGCTTCGCTTGAGGTGGTCGGAGAAGCTTCTGATGGCAATCAAGCATTACATTTCGTTGAAGAAAAGCAACCGGATATAACGATCTTAGATATTGCGATGCCGGGGATGGACGGAATACAATGCATCAAAGAGATTAAAACCAGAGGTTTGCGAACAAAGATTATTGTCCTTACCATGTATGAAGATGAGAACTATATTAAAGAAGTTATGCTCGCAGGCGCCGATGCCTATATCAAGAAGAGCTCGGTAGATAGTGAACTGTTTAAGGCAATCAACCACGTCGTAAGAGGGGAAGTCTACTTAAATCCGGCAGATTCACGAGCGCTAATTTCTGTATTGCGAGTGGGGCAGGACAAGCCAGATGATAACGATCCTTATTCAATTCTAAGCCCGCGTGAGCGCGAAGTATTAAAACTGCATGTACGAGGACTATCGATGCGAGAGATCGGCGAGCATTTGGCTGTCAGCATCAAGACAGTCGATACCTATAAAACCCGCATGATGGAAAAATTGAACTTTACGAAAAAGAGCGAGTTAATCGATTATGCCTTGAAGTATGGCTTACTTTCAGATAAAAGTTAA
- the phnD gene encoding phosphate/phosphite/phosphonate ABC transporter substrate-binding protein, whose product MMRAIFFIFLFMLNSSLFISGCGFGDSKPYIRFKETEQLQQVKQSSAKETIQPLRIVVSSVLPYKETSGYYRQIAEHLAIQIGRPTELIQRQSNMEVSILLANGGADIALFSTGTYVSYAESHTLEALAMQQRLGTPFYYSYVVVPKDTDIITFASLRGKSFAFTDTLSFSGYLIPSYMLKRSAMTPEQFFSRYLFTYSHMKSLRAVAERVVDGAAIDSSVYEYAKENSPELIDAVRIISTSMPIGTGPVVVKKNMSEDQKELLRSILLNMHHNVDMRQTLKGLMIDRFIAAKSEYYEYPARITQEMRSQL is encoded by the coding sequence ATGATGCGTGCTATATTTTTCATCTTTTTATTCATGCTAAATTCCTCTCTTTTTATTTCCGGCTGCGGCTTTGGTGATTCAAAGCCTTACATTCGCTTTAAAGAGACAGAACAACTTCAACAGGTGAAGCAAAGCTCCGCCAAGGAAACCATTCAGCCGCTACGCATTGTTGTATCGTCAGTTTTGCCGTACAAAGAAACTAGTGGCTACTATCGGCAAATTGCCGAACACTTGGCTATCCAAATAGGGCGTCCAACAGAGCTGATTCAGCGTCAAAGCAATATGGAAGTGAGCATCTTGCTGGCGAATGGAGGAGCGGATATTGCTCTGTTTTCGACGGGAACTTATGTGTCGTATGCTGAATCTCATACTCTGGAAGCGCTAGCTATGCAGCAGAGACTAGGCACTCCCTTTTATTACTCTTATGTTGTTGTGCCCAAGGATACTGACATCATTACGTTCGCGTCGTTACGAGGAAAGTCGTTTGCTTTTACAGATACTTTAAGCTTTTCCGGCTATCTTATCCCATCGTATATGCTAAAAAGAAGCGCAATGACACCTGAACAATTCTTTAGTCGATATCTTTTTACCTATAGCCATATGAAGTCGTTGCGCGCTGTGGCTGAGAGGGTTGTGGATGGGGCAGCGATTGATAGTTCGGTATATGAATATGCGAAAGAAAATTCCCCGGAATTGATTGATGCAGTTCGCATCATATCTACCTCGATGCCGATAGGAACAGGGCCGGTGGTTGTTAAGAAAAATATGAGTGAAGACCAGAAGGAATTATTACGCAGTATCTTATTAAATATGCACCATAATGTAGACATGCGGCAGACTCTAAAGGGCCTGATGATTGACCGTTTTATTGCGGCAAAATCCGAATACTACGAATATCCTGCGAGAATTACGCAAGAAATGAGATCACAGCTATGA